Proteins from a genomic interval of Thermoanaerobaculia bacterium:
- a CDS encoding PTS sugar transporter subunit IIA: MKLNQVLEPEHILWNLNARNRNDALKDISSFLESTGMIRDKKEVYEKLLAREEILSTGIGNGVAIPHCKTGQVDSVKVALARSQNGVDFDAVDKAPAHLFFVVLSPPDQPNPHLQVLARISKILRTPGAIHHFMNASSANQLFEFINQEEKKIT; encoded by the coding sequence ATGAAACTCAACCAGGTTCTTGAACCGGAGCATATTCTCTGGAACCTGAATGCCCGGAATCGCAACGACGCGCTGAAGGATATTTCAAGTTTTCTGGAGAGTACCGGCATGATCAGGGATAAGAAAGAGGTATATGAGAAGCTGTTGGCCCGGGAAGAGATCCTCTCAACCGGTATTGGAAACGGAGTGGCCATTCCTCACTGCAAGACGGGGCAGGTCGATTCAGTTAAAGTAGCTCTGGCCAGGAGTCAAAACGGTGTCGATTTTGATGCTGTGGATAAGGCTCCGGCGCATCTCTTCTTTGTCGTTCTATCCCCGCCCGATCAACCGAATCCACACCTTCAGGTACTTGCCCGGATATCGAAAATCTTACGGACCCCCGGTGCCATTCATCACTTCATGAATGCCTCTTCCGCAAATCAGCTTTTTGAATTTATCAATCAGGAAGAAAAGAAGATCACCTGA
- the hprK gene encoding HPr(Ser) kinase/phosphatase yields MKETIPVSARVLLNKELEDLQLRLIGGKEGLNRIIERPRPQKPGLALAGFTKAVKENRVQIIGTMELDYLETMSEEKRKVRVDTLCQQSISAIVLSRDHPPPPELLDACNSGDIPLFSSPASSGRLIERLTYFLQDQLAPRRTVSGDLVDVYGLGVLITGKSSVGKSECALELVKRGHRLVSDDVVMVRRFPNDVLIGRPGNERIRNRLEIRGIGIINVHHMFGVTAVAPEKTIDLVIDLQHWDETIEYDRLGADAKSARILDVEIPLIEMPVSPGRNIALLVEIATRAKLLKNMGYDEPKEFIDKLQEDLIRNARS; encoded by the coding sequence ATGAAGGAAACCATACCCGTATCGGCCCGGGTTCTTCTGAATAAGGAATTGGAAGACCTCCAGCTGAGATTGATAGGCGGGAAGGAGGGGTTGAACCGCATCATTGAACGCCCCAGACCGCAGAAACCCGGTCTTGCTCTGGCGGGTTTCACAAAAGCTGTTAAGGAAAACCGCGTCCAAATCATTGGAACGATGGAACTGGACTATCTGGAGACCATGTCTGAGGAGAAGAGGAAAGTGCGGGTGGATACGCTTTGTCAGCAGTCCATCAGTGCGATTGTCCTCAGCCGTGACCACCCCCCCCCTCCAGAATTACTTGATGCCTGCAATTCTGGTGATATTCCTCTCTTCTCGAGCCCCGCCTCGTCCGGTCGACTCATTGAACGGCTGACCTATTTCCTTCAGGATCAGCTGGCGCCGCGTAGAACCGTTTCGGGCGACCTGGTGGATGTATATGGACTTGGAGTTCTGATTACGGGAAAGAGCAGTGTCGGCAAGAGTGAGTGTGCCCTTGAGCTGGTGAAGAGGGGACATCGGCTGGTCAGTGACGATGTGGTGATGGTCCGAAGGTTTCCCAATGATGTTCTGATTGGCAGGCCCGGTAACGAACGAATCAGGAACCGCCTTGAAATTCGGGGAATTGGCATCATCAACGTTCACCATATGTTTGGCGTCACGGCAGTCGCCCCTGAAAAGACAATCGATCTGGTTATCGATTTGCAGCACTGGGATGAAACGATCGAATATGATCGCCTGGGTGCGGATGCCAAATCGGCCCGAATTCTTGATGTGGAGATCCCTCTCATTGAAATGCCGGTAAGCCCGGGGCGGAATATTGCGCTTCTGGTTGAAATCGCAACACGAGCCAAGCTTCTTAAGAACATGGGCTACGATGAACCGAAAGAGTTCATCGATAAGCTCCAGGAAGACCTGATTCGAAATGCCCGCTCCTGA
- the raiA gene encoding ribosome-associated translation inhibitor RaiA, with translation MRIDFHAKKFELSESFQDFVQKRLKKFQKYLDDTSEVRVNLEELKANKKVEILVHEHGDVIQSHASGLDMREAFMDAVHKLDVQLEKKKKKLKDRKRREAHKMESQWQLSVIDRSGRAPKKKTEKTLTTTRLEVRTLSVEDAVTLMDKSGDDILVFRDVTDGAVRFIHRRKDGKYNLIIPE, from the coding sequence ATGAGAATCGACTTCCATGCAAAAAAGTTTGAACTGTCTGAATCCTTTCAGGATTTTGTGCAGAAACGCCTGAAAAAATTTCAGAAGTATCTTGACGATACTTCCGAGGTCCGTGTCAATCTCGAAGAGTTGAAAGCCAACAAAAAAGTGGAGATCCTGGTTCACGAACATGGCGATGTCATACAGTCACACGCGTCCGGACTGGATATGCGTGAGGCTTTCATGGATGCGGTACACAAGCTGGATGTTCAGCTGGAGAAAAAGAAAAAGAAACTGAAAGATCGCAAACGTCGCGAAGCCCATAAGATGGAGAGCCAGTGGCAGTTGAGCGTGATTGACCGGAGCGGCAGGGCACCGAAAAAGAAAACGGAAAAGACGCTTACTACGACCCGTCTGGAAGTGAGAACCCTGAGTGTGGAAGATGCGGTGACCCTCATGGATAAGAGTGGGGACGATATTCTGGTATTCCGCGATGTGACCGATGGAGCCGTAAGATTTATTCACCGCCGTAAAGACGGAAAATACAATCTTATTATTCCTGAATAA
- the lptB gene encoding LPS export ABC transporter ATP-binding protein, with the protein MSPSHRLSIRNLSKRYGSRRVVKGIDMDLLSGEVVGLLGPNGAGKTTTFHMIVGFVPPNGGEVHLDDSDITDSTMYMRAKHGIVYLPQESSIFRRMTVMDNLLCVLEQQKRPPKEQMEVARDLLKELGVLHLADQRADRLSGGERRRVEIARALTLTPSFLLLDEPFAGVDPLAVLDVQRVVNHLKSAGIGILITDHNVRETLKITDRAYIIKDGEIFRSGTPMELSDDPQVRQAYLGETFSLH; encoded by the coding sequence GTGAGCCCGTCACACAGACTCTCAATTAGGAACCTGTCCAAGCGTTACGGTTCACGCAGGGTCGTCAAGGGCATCGATATGGACCTTTTGAGTGGAGAGGTCGTCGGGCTTCTGGGACCCAACGGTGCCGGAAAGACGACTACGTTCCACATGATCGTTGGATTCGTCCCTCCGAACGGCGGAGAAGTCCATCTTGATGATTCGGACATCACTGACTCCACCATGTACATGCGCGCCAAGCACGGGATCGTGTATCTTCCCCAGGAGTCAAGTATTTTCCGCAGAATGACCGTAATGGATAATCTTCTCTGTGTGCTTGAGCAGCAGAAACGGCCCCCGAAAGAACAGATGGAGGTTGCCCGGGATCTTCTGAAGGAACTCGGAGTTCTTCATCTCGCTGACCAGAGAGCCGACCGGCTCAGCGGGGGAGAACGTCGCAGAGTGGAAATTGCCCGGGCTCTCACCCTGACCCCTTCCTTTCTCCTACTGGATGAACCCTTTGCCGGGGTTGATCCTCTGGCGGTTCTGGATGTTCAACGCGTCGTAAACCATTTAAAATCAGCGGGAATCGGGATTCTTATTACCGATCATAATGTACGGGAAACGTTGAAAATCACTGACCGGGCGTATATAATCAAAGATGGTGAGATATTCCGATCGGGCACACCCATGGAACTTTCCGATGACCCTCAGGTCCGCCAGGCCTACCTCGGGGAAACTTTCTCTCTCCACTGA
- the rpoN gene encoding RNA polymerase factor sigma-54, with amino-acid sequence MALQSKLEQRLVQKLILTPTLQQAIKLLQLTRLELRDLMATELQTNPVLEDILGTEGEPPPQTTEKDSSQPEDIREEPMDTDIEAFFQDYLDNADRTTFTATMEPLEAAPIENISRESQKLVDYLLWQVQLMNIPPELIGPVHILIASLDDDGYLLDPLEDIAAESGMDMELLESALRVIHSLDPTGVGARSHQECLMMQTEDPVIKKVIQNQWDSFLHQDYETIRHALGLNEEEMDAVRETIRHLDLYPGRKYSNVIPVYVEPEVYVIRRGVHYTVFLNDDGMPRLRINRRYLRLFREANTAKDEETASYLRKKLQSALWLLKSVEQRHRTLYRVATSIVQYQRNFLDKGKDHLRPLTLRTVAEDVHVHESTVSRVVSNKYIQTPRGLFPMRMFFLQGLPTTDGSNVTVSRVQKIIQEVIEREDERKPLSDAKVAQIIQTRYHIRLARRTVAKYREELGIPSSQDRKKSRS; translated from the coding sequence ATGGCACTTCAAAGCAAGCTTGAACAGCGCCTCGTACAGAAGCTGATTCTTACCCCGACCCTTCAGCAGGCCATAAAACTTCTGCAGCTGACCCGTCTGGAATTGCGGGACTTGATGGCTACTGAACTTCAGACCAACCCCGTACTTGAAGATATTCTGGGTACAGAGGGAGAGCCGCCACCACAGACGACAGAGAAGGATTCCTCCCAACCGGAAGATATCAGGGAAGAACCCATGGATACGGATATCGAGGCATTCTTCCAGGATTATCTGGATAACGCAGACCGGACGACCTTTACCGCCACCATGGAGCCTCTGGAAGCGGCACCCATTGAAAATATTTCCCGGGAGAGCCAGAAGCTCGTAGACTATTTGCTCTGGCAGGTCCAGCTCATGAATATTCCCCCGGAGTTGATCGGACCGGTTCACATCCTGATCGCTTCCCTGGATGATGACGGGTATCTCCTGGATCCCCTTGAAGATATTGCAGCTGAATCGGGGATGGACATGGAGCTTCTGGAATCGGCATTGCGGGTAATCCATTCACTGGACCCCACCGGCGTGGGGGCGCGATCTCACCAGGAATGTCTGATGATGCAGACCGAGGATCCCGTAATTAAAAAAGTAATTCAGAACCAGTGGGACTCCTTTCTTCACCAGGATTACGAAACGATTCGTCATGCCCTGGGTCTGAACGAGGAAGAAATGGATGCCGTTCGGGAAACCATTCGCCACCTGGATCTCTATCCTGGACGAAAGTATTCAAATGTCATTCCGGTTTACGTGGAACCCGAGGTGTACGTGATCCGCAGAGGAGTTCACTATACTGTCTTTCTGAACGATGATGGAATGCCCCGTCTTCGGATCAATCGCCGTTACCTGAGACTTTTTCGGGAGGCCAATACCGCGAAAGATGAAGAGACGGCTTCCTATCTGCGTAAAAAACTTCAATCAGCCCTCTGGCTTCTCAAGAGCGTGGAGCAGCGGCACCGGACCCTCTACCGGGTGGCTACCAGTATTGTGCAGTATCAAAGGAACTTCCTGGACAAGGGAAAAGATCACCTTCGCCCACTCACCCTGAGGACTGTCGCGGAAGATGTCCACGTTCACGAATCGACGGTCAGCCGTGTTGTGTCCAATAAGTATATTCAGACACCTCGTGGCCTTTTTCCAATGAGGATGTTCTTTCTCCAGGGACTGCCGACAACCGATGGATCCAACGTGACCGTCTCCAGGGTACAGAAAATCATCCAGGAGGTGATTGAGCGTGAAGATGAACGGAAACCTCTGAGCGACGCGAAAGTTGCGCAGATTATCCAAACACGGTATCATATCCGCTTGGCTCGAAGGACTGTGGCCAAGTACAGGGAAGAGTTGGGGATTCCAAGTTCTCAAGACAGAAAGAAATCCAGATCATGA
- the recJ gene encoding single-stranded-DNA-specific exonuclease RecJ — protein sequence MINSGPWVSTPAGRRRLVIPEGPQDLPVFDSILHSRGVTSENRAAFLSPEYKDLTPWSLWPAAENVVRRLFKAVELKEAIHIHSDYDVDGITSLVMIKAVLDLLGAQVTFSLPHRFEEGYGLHPSHVDEAVHHGARLLLTADNGATAHESLDMAIQKGLDPIVLDHHLCDGKTIPGVLMCNPAVEAPEPLKHLAAAGVAMKVAQGLAEMGKLAINPDSFLRLATMGTLCDQVPLLGENRTITSLGLKALNSPTNLFLTALYKVSGVRLPISTTDITFRIGPRINAAGRLGDARRVVDYFLCRDSEAARHAAEELDRENRLRQGLQDQVTREALERIASDDPVAVLYDPDWHYGVLGIAAAKVVQSTGRPAILLTKEGTSLKGSGRSIPGVDLHAAIHPFSSFLLSFGGHAMAIGLSLEEKDLGPFSLALQEYLARIGTDGLSAIEVDAVLSIDDLTPELLADLQKLQPCGPGNREPLFASTMVTLDAPVQRFGNGHLRSNLRGQVRSMPFIFWNGEECTPLPESCSILYHVDFWNHTPRVSMKGYVTP from the coding sequence ACGCCGGCCGGTAGGCGCCGGCTGGTCATCCCGGAAGGGCCGCAGGATTTACCCGTTTTTGATTCCATTCTCCATTCGCGGGGTGTGACATCGGAGAACCGGGCGGCATTTCTTTCACCCGAATACAAGGATCTGACGCCCTGGAGTCTCTGGCCTGCCGCGGAAAATGTCGTCCGGCGCCTTTTCAAGGCCGTGGAACTGAAGGAAGCCATCCATATTCACTCGGATTACGATGTGGATGGGATCACTTCCCTTGTGATGATCAAGGCCGTTCTGGACTTACTCGGGGCACAGGTCACCTTCTCCCTGCCCCACCGGTTCGAAGAGGGCTATGGGCTCCACCCTTCTCATGTCGATGAAGCCGTCCACCATGGGGCCAGGCTCCTGCTGACCGCGGACAACGGAGCAACAGCCCATGAGTCGTTAGATATGGCAATTCAGAAGGGCCTTGATCCCATCGTGCTGGATCATCACCTGTGTGACGGAAAGACTATTCCGGGCGTGCTGATGTGCAACCCGGCTGTGGAGGCTCCCGAGCCGTTAAAACATCTGGCTGCGGCTGGAGTGGCCATGAAAGTCGCACAGGGACTGGCAGAAATGGGGAAACTGGCGATCAATCCTGACAGCTTCCTGCGTCTGGCGACCATGGGAACCCTCTGTGACCAGGTTCCTTTGCTGGGGGAGAATCGCACGATCACCTCCCTCGGCCTTAAGGCATTGAATTCACCCACCAATCTTTTCCTCACAGCCCTCTACAAAGTTTCGGGTGTTCGTCTTCCCATCTCAACCACAGACATAACTTTCCGCATCGGTCCGAGAATTAACGCGGCAGGAAGACTGGGAGATGCCAGGAGGGTTGTCGATTATTTTCTCTGTCGAGATTCTGAGGCAGCAAGGCATGCCGCCGAGGAGCTGGACCGTGAAAACCGTTTACGCCAGGGATTACAGGATCAGGTAACCCGGGAAGCTCTGGAACGGATAGCATCCGATGATCCTGTGGCGGTTCTCTATGACCCGGATTGGCACTATGGAGTCCTGGGCATTGCCGCCGCAAAAGTGGTTCAATCGACCGGCCGCCCGGCCATTCTTCTTACGAAAGAGGGAACCTCTCTGAAGGGCAGCGGACGCAGTATTCCAGGTGTGGATCTTCACGCTGCGATTCACCCCTTTTCCTCTTTTCTGCTGTCTTTCGGGGGCCACGCCATGGCCATCGGTCTATCTCTCGAAGAGAAAGACCTGGGTCCCTTTTCGCTGGCTCTTCAGGAATATCTGGCCCGAATTGGGACGGATGGGCTTTCTGCCATCGAAGTCGACGCCGTTCTCTCCATCGACGATCTGACTCCGGAACTCCTGGCTGACCTCCAGAAGCTTCAGCCCTGCGGCCCGGGAAACAGAGAACCCCTCTTTGCTTCCACGATGGTAACCCTCGATGCACCTGTTCAGCGATTCGGGAACGGCCATTTGCGTTCGAATCTTCGGGGACAGGTACGATCGATGCCCTTCATCTTCTGGAACGGGGAAGAATGCACTCCGCTTCCCGAATCGTGTTCCATCCTCTACCATGTCGATTTCTGGAACCATACACCCCGTGTATCCATGAAAGGGTATGTGACTCCGTGA
- the rapZ gene encoding RNase adapter RapZ, which yields MPAPESKERRILLITGLSGSGKSYASRALEDIGYYCVDNVPVVLIPALLDHLKNMDRIAISADVRSLQYSQDFERIWREVKSSDPQAFMVFLWAEPEIISRRYQVTRRPHPLQGTGATLEDAIQAETNFLEPIRNIADTLIETTDLNVHQLRTRVLQEFGDASIRGNQFLISITSFGFAYGHPGNVDFVMDVRFLPNPHFVPDLKPFTGLDRGVSDYVFSFEETHDFYAKLTDFMTYLVEQVRKEHRSYFGIGIGCTGGRHRSVAVAERLADFFRLKHFNVTVHHRDIHRREA from the coding sequence ATGCCCGCTCCTGAATCGAAGGAGAGACGGATCCTTTTGATAACGGGTCTTTCAGGATCCGGAAAGAGCTATGCGAGCCGCGCGCTTGAAGATATCGGATATTACTGTGTGGACAATGTTCCCGTCGTTCTGATCCCCGCTCTATTAGATCACCTGAAAAATATGGATCGAATCGCCATATCCGCGGATGTCCGCAGTTTACAGTACTCCCAGGACTTTGAGCGGATTTGGAGAGAAGTAAAATCATCGGATCCGCAGGCATTCATGGTATTTCTCTGGGCGGAACCGGAAATCATTTCCCGTCGTTATCAGGTAACACGTCGACCCCATCCTCTCCAGGGAACCGGGGCGACCCTGGAAGATGCCATACAGGCCGAGACAAATTTTCTGGAGCCCATCCGTAACATTGCTGATACGCTGATCGAAACGACTGATCTCAACGTTCATCAGCTTCGAACCCGGGTTTTACAGGAATTTGGAGATGCGAGCATTCGGGGCAACCAGTTTCTGATCTCGATCACCTCCTTTGGATTTGCTTACGGACATCCCGGGAATGTCGATTTTGTCATGGATGTACGTTTCCTTCCTAACCCGCATTTTGTTCCCGATCTCAAACCCTTCACTGGTCTGGACCGGGGTGTGAGCGACTACGTATTCAGCTTTGAGGAAACTCATGATTTTTATGCAAAGCTGACCGATTTTATGACCTATCTGGTCGAGCAGGTCCGTAAAGAGCACCGAAGCTATTTCGGGATCGGGATCGGCTGCACAGGTGGACGGCATCGATCGGTTGCCGTCGCGGAGCGGCTGGCAGACTTTTTCCGGTTGAAACATTTCAACGTTACGGTTCATCATCGGGATATTCATCGGAGAGAAGCATGA
- a CDS encoding HPr family phosphocarrier protein, with product MITKDIEIINKLGLHARAAAKLVETSKRYACSVTVSKDGEAVDGKSILGILMLAAAKGSMITVVTDGEDEESAMNAVEELILDYFGEGE from the coding sequence ATGATCACGAAGGATATTGAAATCATCAACAAACTTGGACTTCATGCGCGTGCCGCAGCGAAACTTGTGGAAACTTCCAAGCGATATGCATGTTCTGTGACCGTATCGAAGGACGGGGAAGCCGTTGATGGAAAGAGTATTCTGGGCATTCTCATGCTTGCAGCGGCCAAAGGATCGATGATAACCGTAGTCACAGATGGGGAAGATGAAGAGTCGGCGATGAACGCCGTGGAAGAGTTGATCCTGGACTATTTCGGGGAAGGTGAATGA